One window from the genome of Crassostrea angulata isolate pt1a10 chromosome 2, ASM2561291v2, whole genome shotgun sequence encodes:
- the LOC128170883 gene encoding mucin-4-like: MTAYTTTEISTTTFKTFLSKTKPLKTTNFTSKPRLSFDTPLEITGQDPTGIPLDGLTSSLFGQFFLTKVDLEKELDLQKDVEYIPNKVSNFFNLEDPYQSYQPEVSVSVYTIGESDVTTANPTNNGEMLASSTIPPPIKSTTSFAFTNLQKTTTPEPIRPTSKPTTTTSQLTTSQLTTTHKLTTTRKPTTTHKPVTTSQLTTTTIHKITTTLKPTTTQKPTTTLELSTTRKPAISLKFATTTASKLTTTREPTTTSKPVTRLPRVYRLPTVYQPPIPPPIPPLIRNSNFFSKFSKIIGTRKRPMQTATAPSPYKSLQTSSGKINNAVPSTKRTNKSKNTKFIVSKNNTRVKTKVTPTSTTAKSTTIKATTQPTTMESSTTMATTTSIKPTKSSTTTTYVKPSTTTASTTSRSTTSRVTTTTTQLSPTKATSTTIVSITTKPTTSSTSRQDHGVDDGVDEETVLSPVSIPKVVPYLIFFPDEKTNSQGGYSKQQPSHLDIKKPKIVFEPKKTLLTPKLKPRVDAGQMVDQSKFFGNSSSNINSNSSSNIHQIISVMVKDIISTKIKINDREPTSIPIVTAGNRIKNITEIYGKSSSNFKVSQFNSTVIPKDNGKIYMEEKLPTFEPYTPTNDTNSTNNKMFRDVKNVVHHNFVLDSLIENMANFLKNDESKIQFHLNEDHHDKKANNVLNMKEQIKERIDSSIMSNGDKLDLPGAVSDLNITESIAPQRTQSESQARLDLQNTVLGSNERFKTFERKNKNLNQGKLIRWFNINSKVYRTTPASDTVTEVTSRIQGTTPTSFPVLQTIPPFPTHAIPLRPTSQSTSLKSTLISLLPPPIPSKNLFYHRPGQNPADLPHPTVKVQGTSTQHVISTTKSKTILADKRNPEWPDTPSSFPLSEHYFSLQALKPTDGHTTSASERLTTTTPTTKQTTTKQTTKKQTTTPQLSTVTPIFNMPGLSLGVTTPINKISQLFFPPDFTQKKSLTEIINSDPRIVEGVYTKDVYPPSREQINASDVILSTPYQLKDPVSRVPLFLKSTPSSILTTSSQRPLSEKVHKTRSSSPSLPTIHRVIKLMPSRKRNPTLQPNKGSESAILEKTSENPKPDLTLGSERSSSGIGNSKIQLSPAFTFSNGSALTTNVHRNTKEVRTFRNVGKDILKEIFKSPKVKKHEILSGKVKLPRGKNAVILDIGLLNKLMDTFKQWLTSMRLLVVEK, encoded by the coding sequence ATGACAGCATATACTACAACAGAAATATCAACaacaacatttaaaacatttctatCAAAAACGAAGCCTTTAAAAACAACTAACTTCACATCAAAGCCTCGTTTGAGCTTTGATACTCCTTTAGAGATCACTGGACAGGATCCGACTGGGATTCCCCTAGACGGGTTGACGTCATCGCTCTTTGGACAGTTCTTCCTGACAAAAGTGGACTTGGAAAAGGAATTGGACCTACAGAAGGACGTGGAGTATATACCAAATAAAGTCAGCAATTTCTTCAACCTGGAAGATCCCTACCAGTCATACCAACCAGAAGTCAGTGTGTCTGTCTATACTATCGGGGAATCCGACGTCACCACGGCCAATCCAACTAATAACGGTGAGATGTTGGCATCTTCAACGATACCACCACCTATCAAATCAACAACGAGTTTCGCTTTTACAAATCTGCAAAAAACAACTACTCCTGAACCTATCAGACCCACAAGTAAACCGACAACAACAACCAGCCAACTGACAACAAGCCAACTTACAACAACCCATAAATTGACAACAACCCGTAAACCGACAACAACCCATAAACCCGTCACAACAAGTCAACTAACGACAAcaacaattcataaaatcacAACAACGCTTAAACCAACGACAACCCAGAAACCAACAACTACCTTGGAGCTGTCAACAACCAGGAAACCAGCAATATCACTAAAGTTTGCAACAACAACAGCCAGTAAACTTACAACAACACGTGAACCGACAACTACCAGTAAGCCCGTCACAAGGTTACCTAGAGTATACAGGTTACCTACAGTTTACCAACCACCAATTCCTCCACCTATACCTCCTCTGatcagaaattcaaattttttctcTAAATTCAGTAAAATTATTGGGACTAGAAAACGTCCAATGCAAACAGCTACAGCTCCAAGTCCTTACAAAAGTCTGCAGACCTCCAGTGGGAAAATTAATAACGCCGTACCAAGTACTAAAAGGAccaataaaagtaaaaatactaaatttatcgtatcaaaaaataatacaagagTGAAAACTAAGGTTACACCAACATCTACCACAGCAAAATCAACGACAATAAAAGCGACGACACAGCCGACGACAATGGAATCATCAACAACAATGGCGACAACAACTTCCataaaaccaacaaaatcatcGACAACAACAACTTATGTAAAACCATCAACGACAACGGCCTCAACTACCTCAAGATCAACGACATCAAGGGTGACAACAACTACCACTCAACTATCACCAACAAAGGCAACATCTACCACCATAGTCAGTATAACAACAAAACCAACGACATCGTCGACCTCAAGACAAGATCACGGTGTTGATGATGGTGTTGATGAAGAGACAGTTCTGTCCCCTGTGTCTATACCTAAAGTTGTTCCTTACTTGATTTTCTTTCCAGATGAAAAAACCAACAGCCAAGGAGGATATTCAAAGCAACAGCCTTCTCATTTAGATATCAAGAAACCTAAAATTGTGTTTGAACCTAAGAAAACTCTGTTGACTCCAAAATTAAAACCTCGTGTAGACGCAGGCCAAATGGTAGACCAATCTAAGTTTTTTGGCAACTCATCTTCAAATATCAATAGTAACTCGTCTTCAAATATCCACCAAATTATCAGCGTGATGGTTAAAGATATCATctcaacaaaaatcaaaatcaatgacCGGGAGCCGACATCTATCCCCATCGTAACGGCCGGGAACAGAATCAAAAACATTACTGAAATCTACGGAAAATCCTCATCAAATTTTAAGGTCTCACAATTCAACTCCACTGTGATTCCAAAGGACAATGGGAAAATCTACATGGAGGAGAAACTTCCAACATTTGAACCCTACACCCCGACCAATGACACGAATTCCACAAACAACAAGATGTTTCGTGACGTCAAGAATGTGGTTCATCATAACTTTGTATTAGACAGTTTAATCGAAAACATGGCGAATTTCTTAAAGAACGACGAGTCTAAAATTCAGTTTCATTTGAATGAAGATCATCATGACAAGAAAGCAAATAATGTGTTAAATATGAAAGAACAGATCAAGGAACGGATTGACAGTAGTATTATGTCTAATGGAGATAAATTAGATTTACCTGGTGCCGTATCTGATTTGAACATCACAGAAAGTATAGCTCCACAGCGTACTCAAAGTGAATCCCAGGCAAGACTCGACCTTCAGAATACAGTATTGGGTAGTAACGAAAGGTTTAAAACTTTTGAGAGGAAAAACAAGAATCTAAACCAAGGAAAGTTAATTCGCTGGTTTAACATTAACAGCAAGGTTTACCGAACAACGCCAGCTTCAGACACTGTCACAGAAGTGACGTCAAGAATACAAGGAACCACTCCGACGTCATTTCCTGTTTTACAAACCATCCCTCCCTTCCCAACTCATGCCATACCGTTGCGTCCAACTAGTCAATCTACGTCTCTTAAATCGACATTAATATCTCTGCTACCTCCGCCAATTCCGTCAAAAAACCTGTTCTATCATCGTCCAGGTCAGAATCCGGCAGACTTACCACATCCTACAGTCAAGGTTCAAGGTACATCAACTCAACATGTAATATCGACAACTAAGTCAAAAACTATCCTCGCAGACAAACGCAACCCGGAATGGCCGGATACTCCATCCAGCTTTCCTTTGAGTGAACACTATTTTTCATTACAAGCTCTGAAACCGACCGATGGACATACAACAAGTGCTTCAGAGAGACTGACGACGACAACGCCgacaacaaaacaaacgacaacaaaacaaacgacaaaaAAACAAACGACAACACCACAGCTGTCGACAGTCACTCCCATATTCAACATGCCGGGTCTGTCACTTGGTGTGACTACTCCAATCAACAAAATTAGTCAGCTTTTCTTTCCCCCAGACTTTACGCAGAAAAAATCCCTAACCGAAATCATTAACTCGGATCCGAGAATCGTGGAAGGGGTCTACACCAAAGATGTGTACCCTCCATCACGGGAGCAGATCAACGCTTCTGACGTCATACTGTCAACCCCGTACCAATTGAAAGACCCTGTCTCCAGAGTGCCTCTGTTTCTGAAAAGCACGCCGAGTAGTATACTCACAACATCCTCTCAGCGCCCTCTGTCAGAAAAGGTACATAAAACACGCTCTTCTTCCCCAAGCTTACCAACAATACACCGCGTGATTAAGTTAATGCCCAGCCGGAAAAGGAATCCGACATTACAGCCAAATAAAGGTTCGGAATCCGCTATACTTGAAAAAACTTCAGAGAATCCCAAACCCGACCTTACACTCGGAAGTGAAAGATCGAGTTCGGGAATCGGTAACTCTAAAATCCAACTCTCTCCTGCGTTTACTTTTTCTAATGGATCAGCCTTAACCACAAACGTACATAGAAATACAAAGGAAGTCAGGACTTTCCGAAATGTTGGCAAAGACATCTTAAAGGAAATCTTCAAATCACCTAAAGTAAAAAAGCACGAGATTCTCTCTGGTAAAGTGAAATTACCAAGGGGTAAAAACGCTGTGATTTTAGACATCGGACTTTTGAATAAACTAATGGACACCTTCAAACAATGGCTAACAAGTATGAGATTACTGGTGGTCGAGAAATAG